One genomic segment of Arachis duranensis cultivar V14167 chromosome 4, aradu.V14167.gnm2.J7QH, whole genome shotgun sequence includes these proteins:
- the LOC107485714 gene encoding pyruvate dehydrogenase E1 component subunit beta, mitochondrial, with translation MLASFQHSKMLRAIRHKNILPAISAFRAFSSSAKEMTVREALNSALDEEMSADPKVFLMGEEVGEYQGAYKITKGLLDKYGPERVLDTPITEAGFTGIGVGAAYYGLRPVVEFMTFNFSMQAIDHIINSAAKSNYMSAGQISVPIVFRGPNGAAAGVGAQHSQCYAAWYASCPGLKVLSPYSSEDARGLLKAAIRDPDPVVFLENELLYGESFPVSAEVLDSSFCLPIGKAKIEREGKDVTITAFSKMVGYALKVGRILAKEGISAEVINLRSIRPLDRSTINASVRKTNRLVTVEEGFPQHGVGAEICTSVIEESFGYLDAPVERIAGADVPMPYAANLERMAVPQVEDIVRAAKRACYRSVPLAATA, from the exons AT GCTTGCTTCGTTTCAACATAGCAAGATGTTGCGTGCTATAAGGCATAAG AATATTCTACCTGCCATCTCTGCATTTAGAGCTTTCTCTTCTTCTGCTAAAGAG ATGACAGTTAGAGAGGCTCTGAACTCTGCTCTTGATGAGGAAATGTCTGCTGATCCTAAAGTCTTCTTGATGGGTGAAGAG GTTGGGGAATACCAGGGTGCATATAAG ATTACTAAGGGGCTTCTGGACAAGTATGGTCCTGAAAGGGTTCTTGATACTCCAATTACCGAG GCTGGGTTTACTGGCATTGGAGTTGGTGCTGCTTACTATGGTCTAAGGCCGGTTGTCGAGTTTATGACTTTTAACTTCTCCATGCAG GCAATAGATCACATTATTAATTCTGCTGCAAAATCAAACTACATGTCTGCTGGGCAAATATCTGTACCTATTGTCTTCAGAGGACCCAATGGAGCTGCTGCTGGAGTTGGTGCTCAGCACTCTCAA TGTTATGCAGCTTGGTATGCCTCATGCCCTGGATTGAAGGTATTGTCACCATATTCATCTGAAGATGCTCGTGGTTTGCTAAAAGCGGCTATAAGGGACCCTGACCCTGTTGTTTTTCTTGAAAATGAGTTATT ATATGGTGAGTCATTCCCTGTTTCAGCCGAAGTTCTTGATTCCAGTTTTTGCCTTCCCATAGGAAAAGCAAAG ATTGAGAGAGAAGGAAAAGATGTTACTATTACAGCCTTTTCAAAGATGGTTGGCTATGCTCTCAAGGTTG GTAGGATACTGGCAAAGGAAGGAATCAGTGCTGAG GTTATAAATTTGCGTTCCATTCGGCCACTTGATAGATCAACAATTAATGCTTCAGTCAGGAAAACCAATAGATTGGTGACAGTTGAAGAAGGATTTCCTCAGCATGGTGTTGGCGCCGAAATTTG CACCTCTGTAATCGAGGAGAGTTTTGGTTATCTTGATGCACCGGTAGAGAGAATTGCTGGGGCCGATGTTCCCATGCCTTATGCAGCCAATTTGGAGAGAATGGCTGTCCCACAG GTTGAAGATATTGTTCGTGCCGCAAAGAGAGCATGTTACAGATCTGTGCCCTTGGCTGCAACAGCTTGA